A genomic window from Brassica oleracea var. oleracea cultivar TO1000 chromosome C8, BOL, whole genome shotgun sequence includes:
- the LOC106310008 gene encoding uncharacterized protein LOC106310008 — MHESAIEGVKGQELNGCDAIRESRISRIVVEGYDTSLPREDVEKALRNHFASCGNIIHVYVPINDESDIPNRFSFIYVNGEDEEKALRLNGSDMGGGILQIYAYPFHENYLDDVLATMKEGPGHRLQRTLEVTGYDPSLSMDDVESKMCKHFSPASAFAYRTCGGLKSTALVYVIGEDAVQMALELSGRSVDGMNIVVTQVLPRKPIKCGYYTNPYGLARQKNKTTEYKTLSSWGTRRHALLCY; from the exons ATGCATGAATCCGCCATCGAA GGTGTTAAAGGTCAGGAACTGAACGGTTGTGATGCGATTCGAGAAAGCCG TATTAGCAGGATTGTGGTTGAGGGATACGACACCTCCCTTCCTAGGGAAGATGTCGAAAAGGCTTTGAGAAACCATTTCGCTTCATGTGGAAACATAATCCATGTTTATGTTCCCATAAACGATGAAAGTGATATTCCCAACAG ATTTTCCTTCATTTATGTTAATGGAGAAGACGAAGAAAAGGCGTTGAGGCTTAATGGAAGTGACATGGGAGGAGGGATTTTACAAATTTATGCTTACCCGTTTCACGAAAACTACCTTGATGATGTCTTGGCTACCATGAAAGAAGGCCCAGGCCATCGGCTACAACGCAC GTTGGAAGTTACCGGATATGACCCTTCCCTTTCTATGGATGATGTCGAGAGCAAGATGTGTAAACATTTCTCACCAGCTTCTGCTTTTGCTTACAGAACATGTGGTGGTCTCAAAAG CACAGCTTTAGTTTATGTCATTGGAGAAGACGCTGTACAGATGGCTCTGGAACTTAGTGGACGTTCTGTGGATGGAATGAACATTGTAGTTACCCAGGTTTTGCCAAGAAAACCGATTAAGTGTGGCTACTACACTAATCCAT ATGGCCTGGCTCGTCAGAAGAATAAGACTACGGAGTACAAAACGCTCTCTTCTTGGGGGACGAGAAGACATGCTCTTTTGTGTTATTAA